A stretch of Solenopsis invicta isolate M01_SB chromosome 9, UNIL_Sinv_3.0, whole genome shotgun sequence DNA encodes these proteins:
- the LOC105203343 gene encoding ER membrane protein complex subunit 8/9 homolog, with amino-acid sequence MSIRSACVYSAPLTMTNVFFSTRAYCKIILHAAKYPHCAINGLLLGKQKNKDGKADLYIEDAIPLFHICLHVSPMAEIALTLVDQLAASKGLILAGYYLANENINDLSTDRPAHRIADKIADNFNNALLVVVDNREVTLSMGSSPLRISQSVEGKWKPKDIANIIYEDNIAHTDAMYSLLKAEEYRNLIDFDNHLDNIALDWQNQKLNKIIDEAVDKHT; translated from the exons ATGTCGATAAGA TCTGCTTGCGTTTACAGTGCACCTTTGACGATGACGAATGTTTTCTTTTCGACCCGCGCGTACTGCAAAATCATTTTACACGCTGCCAAGTACCCGCATTGTGCAATAAACGGCCTGCTGCTTGGCAAACAAAAGAATAAGGACGGCAAGGCCGATCTATACATCGAGGATGCGATACCTTTATTCCATATATGCCTACACGTTTCCCCAATGGCGGAAATAGCACTTACTTTG GTGGACCAGTTAGCTGCAAGCAAAGGCCTTATACTAGCGGGTTACTATCTGGCCAATGAGAACATAAATGACTTAAG TACAGATAGACCAGCCCATAGAATAGCAGACAAAATTGCGGACAATTTTAATAATGCGTTGCTGGTAGTG GTGGATAATCGAGAAGTGACTCTAAGTATGGGATCAAGTCCATTGAGAATTTCACAATCTGTAGAGGGAAAATGGAAACCAAAGGACATTgcaaa TATAATTTACGAGGACAACATTGCACATACAGATGCAATGTATTCTTTACTGAAGGCAGAGGAGTATAGGAATCTGATCGACTTTGACAACCATCTCGATAACATCGCTCTCGATTGGCAGAATcagaaattgaataaaataattgacgAGGCTGTCGACAAACACACATAA
- the LOC105203345 gene encoding PITH domain-containing protein 1 gives MEGCACGASHDTSELGFNYNLYEKIDKDSVQCLNELVEGTGATVFKPWEERLDRSHFVECDTDPELLFNIPFTGDVKLKGLIVVSDEDGFPEQVKLYKNRPHMLFDNRPMTGDQEIDLVIDTFGIHEYPLRPVKFSSVQHLSLYFSGNMHDMKIYYIGLKGEWTPSHRHGVTICTYEARPLISDHPTDINEISRIIK, from the exons ATGGAAGGCTGTGCTTGTGGCGCTTCACATGATACATCAGAATTAggattcaattataatttatatgaaaaaatagataaagataGTGTACAATGTTTAAATGAGCTTGTGGAAGGTACCGGTGCCACAGTCTTCAAACCATGGGAAGAAAGATTAGACAGATCACAT TTTGTTGAATGTGATACTGATCCTGAACTTCTGTTTAACATTCC TTTTACGGGAGATGTGAAGTTAAAGGGCCTTATTGTGGTTAGCGATGAAGATGGTTTTCCCGAGCAAGTAAAACT GTATAAAAACCGGCCACACATGCTTTTTGATAACAGACCTATGACTGGGGACCAGGAAATAGATTTAGTTATAGATACATTTGGAATACATGAATATCCTCTAAG GCCAGTCAAATTTTCGTCAGTGCAGCATTTGAGTCTTTACTTCTCTGGTAATATGCatgatatgaaaatttattacattggTCTTAAAGGAGAATGGACACCATCTCACAGGCATGGTGTAACTATTTGTACATACGAAGCACGTCCTCTAATTAGCGATCATCCAACAGATATTAACGAAATCAGCAGAATAATTAAATGA